One Amycolatopsis thermophila DNA segment encodes these proteins:
- a CDS encoding DNA-3-methyladenine glycosylase 2 family protein produces the protein MTATAAPAEQALWRDTERCYRAVTSRDARFDGQFITAVRTTGIYCRPSCPALTPRQENVRFYPTAAAAQAAGFRACRRCLPDAVPGSPLWNVRADLAARAMRLIADGVVEREGVPGLARRLGYSERQLGRVLTAELGAGPLALARAHRAHSARLLIELSELPLADVAFAAGFASVRQFNDTIREVFARTPSQLRTAAATARRRAGTAEPDAATAAGTRLSLRLPFRPPLDAAGILGFFAARAVPGVESADDHRYTRTLRLPHGAASVTLTPQDGHVRCDLQLADVRDLGAAVTRARRLLDLDADPEAVARVLGADPALAPAVAATPGIRVPGAADGPELVLRAMLGQQVSVAAARTAAARLTATLGDPVPWQNDILLFPTAEAVAERGHEVLRGPKRRIDAILGAAAALASGDVDVHVGRDAGELRAELLGLTGVGSWTADYVLMRVLGAPDVLLTGDLVLRKGAAALGIADDIPALTERAQAWRPWRSYAGMYLWRSSQA, from the coding sequence ATGACAGCCACCGCCGCACCAGCCGAGCAGGCGCTCTGGCGTGACACCGAGCGCTGCTACCGCGCGGTCACGTCACGCGACGCCCGCTTCGACGGCCAGTTCATCACGGCCGTGCGCACGACCGGCATCTACTGCCGGCCGTCCTGCCCGGCGCTGACGCCCCGCCAGGAGAACGTGCGGTTCTACCCGACCGCGGCGGCCGCGCAGGCCGCCGGCTTCCGGGCGTGCCGGCGCTGCCTGCCCGACGCGGTGCCCGGCTCGCCCCTGTGGAACGTGCGCGCCGACCTGGCCGCCCGCGCGATGCGGCTCATCGCCGACGGCGTCGTCGAGCGCGAGGGCGTGCCCGGCCTGGCCCGCCGGCTCGGCTACTCCGAACGGCAACTCGGCCGGGTCCTGACCGCCGAACTCGGCGCAGGACCGCTGGCCCTGGCCCGCGCGCACCGCGCGCACTCGGCGCGGCTCCTGATCGAGCTGTCCGAGCTGCCGCTCGCCGACGTCGCGTTCGCCGCCGGGTTCGCCAGCGTCCGGCAGTTCAACGACACGATCCGCGAGGTCTTCGCCCGCACCCCGTCCCAGCTGCGCACGGCCGCCGCCACGGCGCGCCGCCGGGCGGGCACCGCCGAGCCCGACGCGGCCACGGCAGCCGGGACGCGCCTGTCCCTGCGCCTGCCGTTCCGCCCGCCGCTCGACGCCGCCGGGATCCTCGGCTTCTTCGCCGCCCGTGCGGTGCCCGGCGTCGAGTCCGCCGACGACCACCGCTACACCCGCACCCTGCGGCTCCCCCACGGCGCCGCGTCGGTGACGTTGACCCCGCAGGACGGGCACGTGCGCTGCGACCTGCAGCTCGCCGACGTCCGGGACCTCGGCGCCGCGGTCACCCGGGCCCGCCGCCTGCTGGACCTCGACGCCGACCCCGAGGCCGTGGCGCGCGTGCTCGGCGCCGACCCAGCGCTGGCCCCCGCGGTCGCCGCGACCCCGGGCATCCGCGTCCCCGGCGCCGCCGACGGCCCGGAGCTCGTGCTGCGCGCGATGCTCGGGCAGCAGGTCTCGGTCGCCGCCGCCCGCACCGCCGCGGCCCGGCTCACCGCCACGCTCGGCGACCCGGTGCCCTGGCAGAACGACATCCTGCTGTTCCCGACCGCCGAAGCGGTCGCCGAACGCGGCCACGAGGTGCTCCGCGGACCCAAGCGCCGCATCGACGCCATCCTCGGCGCCGCCGCCGCGCTCGCGTCCGGCGACGTCGACGTGCACGTGGGCCGCGATGCCGGCGAACTGCGAGCCGAACTGCTCGGGCTGACCGGCGTGGGCTCCTGGACGGCCGACTACGTGCTGATGCGCGTCCTCGGCGCCCCCGACGTGCTCCTCACGGGCGACCTGGTGCTCCGCAAGGGCGCCGCAGCCCTCGGCATCGCCGACGACATCCCGGCCCTCACCGAACGCGCACAGGCCTGGCGACCCTGGCGGTCCTACGCCGGCATGTACCTGTGGCGCTCCAGCCAAGCCTGA